A genomic region of Leptospira bourretii contains the following coding sequences:
- a CDS encoding SpoIIE family protein phosphatase: protein MPTKLLTLSLISDITSRINSQEDLDTLLGEIMGITRDVLQTEGSSLLLYDKENDQLVFNTTSGLKEESLAHLTVPRGKGIAGMVLETLKPEIVNDAANDPRIFKAIDQKVGYVTRNLLCVPMVAQGEVQGVLEAVNSLDNRDFNHSDIKILKYLSNLAAIAVKNRLLIDSLNLRANELNGLFKISQALANIQSSDEFMDLAVKTISEVLQVDRVCLNFEKIEKKGLPRSKSKGFSDQIHDEDVETLLFADRADWMFKGYKIITANSPQGIQLTHKGLFQHSMILFPILKNKEWLGSLVVSDKTSRTRFDEMDIRILRTLTNQVGEAYTALQVKIQSERLKNIDRDMQVAAMIQKHSLPIIPKQYSLLEFDTYYQASREIGGDFYDMVVHGKDEVSVIIADVSGKGTPAALFMEFSKTVLQQEVSKTTSTSEALFNANQILQDKSGFLMFVTAMLVRINMTKKELTYSSAGHNLQIIYRKKHHKIQHLSGKGQPMGIGNCEFSEHTVSYLPGDLLVLYTDGVTEAMNMKEELFSEERLESVILSHINDPPEVIRQAILQKVSEFVGEAEPHDDLSLFIIRLN, encoded by the coding sequence ATGCCTACTAAACTACTGACATTAAGTCTGATTTCAGACATTACCAGCCGCATCAATTCTCAAGAAGATTTGGATACACTTCTAGGAGAGATAATGGGGATCACTCGTGACGTTCTCCAAACAGAAGGATCTTCCCTACTCCTATACGACAAAGAAAATGATCAGTTGGTTTTTAATACGACCAGTGGATTAAAAGAAGAGTCCCTTGCCCACCTAACAGTTCCTAGGGGGAAAGGGATTGCAGGGATGGTACTCGAAACTCTCAAACCGGAAATTGTAAACGATGCCGCCAACGATCCAAGGATTTTTAAGGCGATTGATCAAAAAGTAGGTTATGTGACAAGGAACCTTCTTTGTGTTCCTATGGTTGCACAAGGAGAAGTACAAGGAGTTCTCGAAGCAGTCAACTCCCTTGATAATCGTGATTTCAATCATAGCGACATTAAAATTTTAAAGTATCTTTCCAACTTAGCAGCAATAGCCGTCAAAAATCGTCTTCTCATTGATAGCCTCAACTTACGCGCGAACGAGCTCAATGGTTTATTTAAAATTTCCCAAGCCCTTGCCAATATCCAAAGTTCTGACGAATTTATGGATCTTGCAGTCAAAACCATCTCGGAAGTTTTGCAAGTGGATAGAGTTTGCCTCAACTTCGAAAAAATTGAAAAAAAAGGACTTCCTCGTTCCAAATCCAAAGGGTTTTCCGATCAAATCCACGATGAAGATGTAGAGACCTTATTATTTGCTGATAGAGCCGATTGGATGTTCAAAGGCTATAAAATCATTACGGCAAACTCACCACAAGGAATCCAACTCACTCACAAAGGTTTATTCCAACATAGTATGATCCTATTCCCTATCTTAAAAAACAAAGAATGGTTAGGTTCTCTTGTTGTTTCCGACAAAACATCTCGAACTCGATTTGATGAGATGGACATTCGAATTTTAAGAACTCTTACCAACCAGGTTGGAGAAGCATATACTGCCTTACAAGTTAAGATACAAAGTGAACGTTTGAAAAACATTGATCGTGATATGCAAGTGGCGGCAATGATCCAAAAACATTCACTCCCTATCATCCCCAAACAATATTCATTACTTGAATTTGATACCTATTACCAAGCATCCCGTGAAATTGGTGGGGATTTTTATGATATGGTTGTACATGGGAAAGACGAAGTTTCTGTAATCATTGCAGACGTGTCTGGAAAAGGAACACCTGCTGCCCTCTTTATGGAATTTTCCAAAACGGTTTTACAACAAGAAGTGTCAAAAACAACTTCCACAAGTGAAGCTCTCTTCAATGCCAATCAAATCTTACAAGATAAATCTGGTTTTCTAATGTTTGTCACTGCAATGCTTGTGCGTATCAATATGACAAAAAAAGAATTAACTTATTCTTCTGCAGGTCATAATTTACAAATCATCTATCGCAAAAAACATCATAAAATCCAACACCTTTCTGGCAAAGGACAACCAATGGGTATTGGGAATTGTGAGTTTTCTGAACATACAGTAAGTTATTTACCCGGTGATTTGTTGGTGTTGTATACCGATGGTGTGACAGAAGCCATGAACATGAAAGAAGAACTTTTTTCAGAAGAACGACTAGAATCTGTGATCTTATCTCATATCAACGATCCCCCAGAAGTGATTAGGCAGGCGATTTTACAAAAAGTAAGTGAATTTGTGGGAGAAGCAGAGCCACACGATGACCTTTCTCTCTTTATTATTCGTCTAAACTAA
- a CDS encoding efflux RND transporter permease subunit, giving the protein MINTIIKFSANNRYLVIFVSVFLVILSVFAMKNIPLDALPDMSDTQVIIYSKWDRSPDIIEDQVTYPIVRSLLGAPKVKAIRGFSDFGYSFVYVIFEDGTDLYWARSRVNEYLSQLQTNLPRGVNLSLGPDATGVGWIYQYVLVDESGSMDLAEIRSLQDFKLKYLFNSVPGVAEVASVGGFKKQYQIQIDPLKLQIFGIDMDRVIDTVRKSNDDIGARLLEVGGAEYMIRVRGYVQSKEDIEQISLGANTSGTPVYLSQVAKVVDGPDLRRGVGDWNGEGDQVSGIVIMRHGENALKVIESIQDKIKSIEPSLPKGLKIIPVYDRSILIKETIQLLKEKLTEEIIVVSLIILVFLWHIPSAIVPILTIPIAVILSFLPMYLVDIGSNLMSLAGIALSIGVLVDGAIVEVENAYKKLEEWESSGRVGDFHAIRLEALLEVGPSVFFSLLIIAVAFFPIFSLVDQEGKLFRPLAISKNLTMAIAALLAITLDPAFRMLFTRMDPFTKFTPIVNSILTHIFVGKYYSENNHPISKRLYSFYEPIVKKVLIHPKLTITFAIGLFVLTIPVYFKLGTEFLPPLNEGSILYMPTTLPGISIGEAERVLKLMDQRLAEFPEVKSVYGKAGRAETSTDPSPISMFEIVITLKPEKEWRPGISKEDLVREMNERLTIPGFSNAWTQPIRARIDMLSTGIRTPIGIKVLGENLEEIQEVGIHIENVLKNKEGVRSIFAERTSGGYYIDIKIKRELAAKYGLTVEGIQKTILSALGGETISTTIEKRERYSIQIRYPREYRDSMEMISKVLIPIQKGAHIPLSYLASIEYNIGPTMIRDENGFLTGYVYLDTTESDLLGFVDRMKTIVKSEIDLPKGFFLEWSGQYENIIRVRNRMFIVVPITLVLIFFLLYMNTKSITKTAIVLTAVPFSMIGAFWLLFVLDYQISVAVWVGIVALLGLDAETGVFMLMYLDLSYEKHKSKNRLKTISDLKLAIIEGAVHRVRPKMMTVLSGFIGLLPIMWATGSGSDLMKRIAAPMVGGLATSFVLELIVYPAIYFLWKRGELNRENCVLLS; this is encoded by the coding sequence ATGATCAACACAATCATTAAATTTTCAGCGAACAACCGATATTTAGTTATTTTTGTATCAGTTTTTTTGGTGATTTTATCCGTATTTGCAATGAAAAACATTCCTTTGGATGCTTTGCCAGATATGTCTGATACTCAGGTAATCATTTATTCAAAATGGGATAGAAGCCCTGATATCATTGAAGACCAAGTAACTTATCCTATCGTCAGATCATTGTTAGGAGCACCGAAAGTAAAAGCAATTAGAGGGTTTTCAGATTTTGGATACTCTTTTGTTTATGTAATCTTTGAAGATGGGACGGATTTGTATTGGGCAAGGTCTCGGGTAAATGAATATTTATCACAATTACAAACAAATCTTCCTAGAGGTGTTAATTTAAGTTTAGGCCCCGATGCCACTGGAGTGGGTTGGATTTATCAATATGTTTTAGTTGATGAATCAGGTTCTATGGATTTGGCTGAAATTCGATCACTCCAGGATTTTAAACTAAAGTATCTGTTTAACTCTGTCCCTGGTGTGGCAGAAGTTGCAAGCGTTGGAGGATTCAAAAAACAATACCAGATTCAAATCGACCCTCTCAAACTCCAAATCTTTGGAATAGATATGGATCGTGTCATTGATACGGTTAGAAAATCTAATGATGACATTGGTGCTAGACTTCTTGAGGTTGGAGGTGCCGAGTATATGATTCGCGTTAGGGGGTATGTTCAATCGAAAGAGGATATTGAACAGATATCACTGGGTGCAAACACTTCAGGTACGCCCGTTTATTTGTCACAAGTGGCGAAGGTAGTGGATGGACCTGACCTTAGGCGTGGAGTGGGTGATTGGAATGGAGAGGGGGACCAGGTATCTGGAATTGTAATCATGAGGCATGGAGAAAATGCCTTAAAAGTAATCGAGTCTATTCAGGATAAAATTAAATCGATTGAACCTTCTTTGCCAAAAGGATTAAAAATCATTCCGGTTTACGATCGTTCGATCCTCATCAAAGAAACAATTCAATTGCTCAAAGAAAAACTGACGGAAGAAATCATTGTGGTTTCACTCATCATTTTAGTTTTTCTTTGGCACATTCCTTCTGCAATTGTACCTATTTTAACAATCCCCATTGCGGTGATCCTTTCTTTTTTGCCAATGTATTTGGTCGACATAGGATCGAATCTAATGTCCTTGGCGGGGATTGCACTTTCTATTGGAGTTCTTGTCGATGGAGCCATTGTTGAAGTTGAGAATGCATATAAAAAATTAGAAGAATGGGAATCCTCTGGGAGGGTTGGTGATTTTCATGCAATCCGATTGGAAGCACTTTTAGAAGTAGGACCATCCGTATTTTTTTCGCTTTTAATCATTGCAGTTGCTTTCTTTCCTATTTTTAGCTTGGTTGACCAAGAAGGAAAATTGTTTAGACCTCTTGCCATTTCAAAGAACCTAACAATGGCAATTGCAGCTCTCCTTGCCATTACACTCGATCCTGCTTTTCGAATGTTATTTACTCGAATGGATCCATTTACTAAATTTACACCGATCGTAAATTCCATTCTAACTCATATTTTTGTTGGTAAATATTATTCAGAGAATAACCATCCCATTAGTAAAAGGTTATATTCTTTCTATGAACCAATTGTCAAAAAGGTCTTAATCCATCCAAAGTTAACCATAACATTCGCGATTGGACTTTTTGTATTAACAATTCCCGTTTATTTTAAATTAGGAACTGAATTTTTGCCTCCACTCAATGAAGGATCTATTCTTTATATGCCCACTACCTTACCCGGAATTAGCATCGGTGAGGCGGAACGAGTGCTAAAACTCATGGACCAAAGGTTAGCCGAGTTCCCTGAAGTAAAATCAGTATATGGGAAGGCGGGAAGGGCAGAAACTTCTACGGATCCATCTCCTATTTCTATGTTCGAAATTGTCATTACGTTGAAACCGGAAAAAGAATGGAGGCCCGGCATTTCCAAAGAAGATCTTGTTCGGGAGATGAACGAGAGGCTTACGATTCCTGGTTTTTCTAATGCCTGGACTCAACCGATTCGTGCGCGTATCGATATGTTATCAACGGGGATTCGGACACCAATTGGAATTAAAGTATTAGGTGAAAACTTGGAAGAAATTCAAGAAGTGGGAATCCATATTGAGAACGTGCTAAAAAATAAAGAAGGCGTTCGTTCTATATTTGCGGAAAGAACTTCGGGTGGATATTATATTGATATAAAAATAAAACGTGAGTTAGCTGCAAAATATGGGCTTACTGTCGAAGGAATTCAAAAAACAATTCTATCTGCTTTGGGAGGGGAAACCATTTCCACCACGATTGAAAAAAGAGAAAGGTATTCAATTCAAATTCGTTATCCAAGAGAATATAGAGATAGTATGGAAATGATTTCTAAGGTTTTGATTCCTATACAGAAAGGTGCACACATTCCTTTAAGTTATCTTGCATCCATTGAATACAATATTGGGCCAACGATGATCCGAGATGAGAATGGATTTTTAACCGGGTATGTTTATTTGGATACCACGGAGAGTGACTTACTCGGTTTTGTGGACCGAATGAAAACGATTGTAAAATCTGAAATTGATTTGCCTAAAGGTTTTTTTTTAGAATGGAGTGGGCAATATGAAAATATCATTCGAGTTCGAAACCGGATGTTCATTGTGGTTCCCATCACTTTGGTTTTGATTTTCTTTTTACTTTATATGAATACTAAATCGATAACAAAAACAGCAATCGTTTTGACTGCTGTACCTTTCTCCATGATTGGTGCATTCTGGCTTCTATTTGTTTTGGATTATCAGATTTCAGTTGCAGTTTGGGTGGGGATTGTCGCATTACTCGGGCTAGATGCCGAAACAGGTGTGTTTATGTTAATGTATTTAGATCTTTCCTACGAAAAACATAAAAGTAAGAATCGCTTAAAAACAATATCGGATTTAAAATTAGCCATTATCGAAGGTGCTGTCCATAGAGTTCGCCCAAAAATGATGACTGTCCTTTCTGGATTTATAGGATTGTTGCCAATCATGTGGGCTACTGGTTCTGGATCCGATTTGATGAAAAGGATTGCCGCTCCGATGGTTGGAGGACTTGCTACAAGTTTTGTCTTAGAACTTATTGTTTATCCTGCAATTTATTTTCTTTGGAAAAGAGGGGAATTAAATAGAGAAAATTGTGTATTGTTAAGTTGA
- a CDS encoding heavy metal-binding domain-containing protein, with translation MKIKISRILIASLLLIFFVISCAKEEHKHKEIYTCPMHPQIEMDHPGECPICGMQLVKKEDPLLEPNHTTHSEEDSKGLNLSVGQQSLVNLETISVTKGDITRNINLSGQVVFDPEIFSTVNEYKSVGSGNEWGKEIREGIFLKFAKLGLSDIQIRYILSKNSNLFLTGRFGNTALLVFQVYENDVDHLKVGNFVNVTNATEANFPTKVKIVAIGNLINQETRTLSVWCEVLDPNYQLKPQMYVQGIFGIQKMNVLRIPKESIFPTGKSDLVYLKTGTNQFSPKKIKLGFASSEWAEVTDGLAENDEIVSKANFLLDSESKLKLGGDKNDQHNH, from the coding sequence ATGAAAATTAAAATAAGTCGAATCTTAATTGCATCTCTGCTATTAATTTTCTTTGTTATTTCCTGCGCGAAAGAGGAACACAAACATAAAGAAATTTATACATGTCCTATGCACCCTCAAATTGAGATGGATCATCCAGGTGAATGCCCTATTTGCGGAATGCAATTGGTTAAGAAAGAAGATCCTTTGCTAGAGCCAAACCATACAACTCATTCGGAAGAAGATTCTAAAGGATTGAATCTTTCTGTAGGCCAGCAGTCGTTAGTGAATTTGGAAACAATCTCTGTCACAAAAGGGGATATCACTAGAAATATCAATTTAAGTGGCCAAGTTGTATTTGATCCGGAAATTTTTTCAACAGTTAATGAATACAAATCCGTTGGATCGGGGAACGAATGGGGTAAAGAAATTCGAGAAGGGATCTTTTTAAAATTCGCCAAACTTGGATTAAGTGATATCCAGATACGGTACATTCTATCCAAAAATTCGAATTTGTTTCTGACGGGTAGATTTGGAAATACTGCTTTATTGGTATTTCAAGTCTATGAAAATGATGTTGATCATTTAAAAGTGGGAAACTTTGTGAATGTAACCAATGCAACTGAAGCGAATTTCCCTACCAAAGTAAAAATTGTTGCCATAGGGAATCTAATAAACCAAGAAACAAGGACTTTGTCAGTTTGGTGTGAAGTATTGGATCCCAATTATCAATTGAAACCTCAAATGTATGTGCAAGGCATTTTCGGAATCCAGAAGATGAATGTATTAAGAATCCCCAAGGAATCTATTTTTCCAACAGGTAAATCTGATTTGGTATATTTGAAAACAGGAACAAATCAATTTTCTCCAAAGAAAATCAAACTGGGTTTTGCCTCTTCAGAATGGGCAGAGGTAACAGATGGTCTTGCAGAAAACGATGAGATTGTGTCCAAAGCCAATTTTCTTTTGGATTCAGAATCAAAACTAAAGTTAGGTGGAGATAAAAATGATCAACACAATCATTAA
- a CDS encoding TolC family protein, with protein sequence MRTYYINTLKYTTILCCFALPVYAESNETTIDKKIYTILKVHPEVSLKFLEAKEKEFRSKHVDVYPDPKIGFAYRSYPYRSGFNTDRTNPDTPGMTGKEYSISQEIPFPGKLNLEKQILKSESELDYWSGVWLQNEFIKTYFELVLLRAALEKELVDLTKVEKELVTKGKLEQTQYIADKSSLSNTLKTKNTLEKIKDRIIEKNTAIRELKESICFFENYAGFTPIGEEEIIQYLSAKEKSLEKDLSAQSLSKLPLIQFAEINQSKAIQESKKDEILHLPDFEIFVSYMQRRRKPFLLDSGPLNISIMDNPEFSGDLWSAGVTVRVPVWSLSKVSELNQSNSFRIERLQKEKEKERIRLKSEYQSTLEVWKGNQQRLENFKNQLLPSLQKNIKSSLSSYSKGESVLGESYELITDSLETQSQLHQIEYRRWVSVVQLLQLTNHLIPEGGEYEN encoded by the coding sequence ATGAGGACTTATTACATTAATACATTAAAATATACTACTATATTGTGTTGTTTTGCTTTGCCTGTTTATGCAGAATCAAATGAAACAACAATCGATAAAAAAATTTACACAATTCTAAAGGTGCATCCAGAAGTATCACTGAAATTTTTGGAGGCAAAAGAAAAAGAGTTTAGATCAAAACATGTTGATGTATATCCCGATCCAAAAATTGGATTTGCATACAGGTCTTATCCTTATCGTTCTGGGTTTAATACTGACCGAACAAATCCAGACACTCCTGGTATGACAGGAAAAGAGTATTCGATTTCTCAAGAAATTCCATTCCCGGGGAAACTAAATTTAGAAAAACAAATACTCAAATCAGAATCGGAATTAGATTATTGGAGTGGAGTTTGGTTACAAAATGAGTTCATTAAAACGTATTTTGAACTAGTGTTATTGCGAGCTGCTTTAGAAAAGGAGTTAGTCGATCTTACAAAGGTTGAAAAGGAACTTGTTACAAAAGGAAAACTAGAACAGACGCAATACATTGCCGACAAATCTAGTTTATCCAATACTTTAAAAACTAAAAATACTCTTGAAAAAATAAAGGATAGGATCATTGAAAAAAATACTGCTATAAGAGAACTAAAAGAATCGATCTGCTTCTTTGAAAATTATGCTGGATTTACTCCAATTGGAGAAGAAGAAATCATTCAGTACCTTTCTGCGAAAGAAAAGTCGTTAGAAAAGGATTTATCAGCTCAATCTTTGTCAAAGCTTCCGTTGATCCAATTTGCAGAGATCAATCAATCGAAGGCCATCCAAGAATCAAAAAAAGATGAAATCTTACATCTGCCAGATTTTGAAATTTTTGTGAGTTACATGCAACGTAGACGAAAACCTTTTCTCTTAGATAGTGGCCCACTGAATATTTCGATAATGGATAATCCAGAATTTTCTGGAGATTTATGGAGTGCGGGTGTAACCGTTCGAGTTCCTGTTTGGTCACTATCAAAAGTAAGTGAACTCAATCAATCCAATTCATTTAGAATCGAAAGGTTACAGAAGGAGAAAGAAAAGGAGAGAATTCGTTTAAAGTCCGAATACCAATCAACTTTAGAAGTATGGAAGGGAAATCAGCAGCGATTGGAGAATTTTAAAAACCAATTACTCCCTAGCTTACAAAAAAATATCAAATCCTCCCTTTCTTCTTATTCAAAAGGAGAAAGTGTTTTGGGTGAAAGTTACGAACTCATCACAGATTCTTTAGAGACGCAATCGCAATTGCATCAAATCGAATATAGAAGGTGGGTTTCTGTAGTGCAACTATTGCAACTAACCAACCATTTGATCCCCGAAGGAGGAGAATATGAAAATTAA
- a CDS encoding ATP-dependent 6-phosphofructokinase yields the protein MNENDTKVDQFGPCTIPNPAGYDYWTEDNSVVLFQTIFSGPEDAKKTVETSPVFFEQAGPKEKIYFRPEEVTAGIVTCGGLCPGINDVIRALVMELHYRYKVPRILGFPFGYEGLVKKFGHRPVELTPDKVAHIMNFGGSILGSSRGNQNIGDMVDTLFLYGVKMLFCIGGDGTLRGAQAIQEEVRKRKEDIAIVGIPKTIDNDINYVQKTFGFSTAFSKAVEAVNCAHEEAKGAPNGIGLVKLMGRHSGFIAVNSALASKNVNFVLIPELDFDLEGEGAFLTVLKERVQKRGHAVVILAEGAGQKFFEDKGEKDLSGNKKLADIGIFIKDKITEYFKKEGVNLNLKYIDPSYIIRSVPANAEDSVFCGFLAQNAVHAAFAGRTGCVVGIWNNVFTVMPISLAIAERKVLRPERSTLWRALLSSTGQPNVMKAKG from the coding sequence ATGAATGAAAATGATACCAAGGTGGATCAATTTGGTCCCTGCACCATTCCAAACCCAGCAGGGTATGACTACTGGACGGAAGACAACTCCGTCGTTCTATTCCAAACGATATTTTCAGGCCCCGAGGACGCTAAAAAGACCGTAGAAACAAGTCCTGTATTTTTTGAACAAGCCGGTCCCAAAGAGAAAATTTACTTTCGCCCGGAAGAAGTCACAGCGGGGATTGTGACTTGCGGTGGACTTTGCCCTGGGATCAACGATGTCATTCGTGCTCTTGTGATGGAACTGCATTACCGGTACAAAGTGCCCCGTATTTTAGGATTTCCTTTTGGTTATGAAGGTCTTGTGAAAAAATTTGGGCATAGACCGGTGGAACTCACTCCAGACAAGGTGGCCCATATTATGAACTTCGGTGGTTCCATTTTGGGATCTTCTCGTGGAAACCAAAATATTGGTGATATGGTGGACACTTTGTTTCTCTACGGAGTGAAGATGTTATTTTGTATTGGTGGGGACGGTACCCTTCGTGGGGCCCAGGCCATCCAAGAGGAAGTGCGGAAACGAAAGGAAGACATCGCCATCGTGGGGATTCCCAAAACCATTGATAACGATATTAACTATGTCCAAAAGACTTTTGGATTTTCGACTGCTTTTAGTAAGGCGGTCGAGGCTGTGAATTGTGCCCATGAAGAGGCGAAGGGTGCACCCAATGGGATTGGTCTTGTGAAACTCATGGGTCGTCACTCTGGATTTATCGCAGTCAATTCGGCACTTGCTTCTAAAAATGTAAATTTTGTCCTCATTCCAGAACTTGATTTTGATTTAGAAGGAGAGGGTGCCTTTCTTACCGTTCTGAAAGAACGGGTGCAAAAACGAGGTCATGCCGTTGTGATTTTGGCCGAAGGGGCGGGTCAAAAATTCTTTGAAGACAAAGGAGAAAAGGACCTGTCAGGTAACAAGAAGTTGGCGGATATTGGGATTTTTATTAAAGATAAAATTACCGAGTATTTTAAAAAAGAAGGAGTGAATCTCAATTTAAAATACATTGATCCCAGTTATATCATTCGATCCGTTCCTGCCAATGCGGAAGACTCTGTGTTCTGTGGTTTCCTTGCCCAAAATGCTGTCCATGCTGCCTTTGCTGGCCGGACAGGGTGCGTGGTAGGGATTTGGAACAATGTGTTTACGGTTATGCCTATTTCTCTTGCCATTGCCGAGAGAAAGGTATTACGACCCGAAAGGAGTACACTCTGGCGGGCATTACTCTCTTCGACGGGCCAACCGAATGTGATGAAGGCGAAAGGGTAG
- a CDS encoding methylenetetrahydrofolate reductase: MNQILLEVIPRDVSTLLSEVSYVKNNFSQISGINIPDLLRFETRSWVAASKIQNIFPNVIPHLRAIDFDLDHCDHIVEFLQKNNLSSVVVIKGDPPTDMSRKVYQTTSTKLIKKLKKEMSSLKVYAAVDQYRSGIKEEFDYIEMKIDAGADGFLTQPFFDLRLIDIFTEKLRGKEVYIGISPVTNEKSQSYWESRNRAYFPKDFQLTMDWNVKFAKEVIGYCSQNDFNTYLMPIRINLEVYLGGIFK; the protein is encoded by the coding sequence TTGAATCAAATATTATTAGAAGTGATCCCAAGAGATGTTTCAACATTACTTAGTGAAGTAAGTTATGTTAAAAATAATTTTAGTCAAATCTCTGGGATTAATATTCCGGATTTACTAAGATTTGAAACTAGAAGCTGGGTTGCCGCATCCAAGATTCAAAATATTTTTCCAAATGTAATTCCTCATCTACGGGCTATTGACTTTGATTTAGATCATTGTGATCATATCGTTGAATTTCTTCAAAAAAATAATCTATCTTCTGTAGTGGTCATCAAGGGAGATCCGCCTACGGATATGTCCAGAAAAGTTTACCAGACAACTTCAACCAAACTGATCAAAAAATTAAAAAAAGAAATGAGTTCGCTAAAAGTCTACGCTGCTGTTGACCAATACCGTAGTGGGATCAAAGAGGAATTTGATTACATCGAAATGAAAATAGATGCAGGGGCCGATGGATTTTTAACGCAGCCATTTTTTGATTTACGATTGATTGATATTTTTACTGAAAAACTTCGCGGAAAGGAGGTTTACATTGGAATCAGTCCAGTGACCAACGAAAAATCGCAAAGTTATTGGGAATCCAGGAATCGGGCTTATTTCCCGAAGGATTTTCAACTGACAATGGATTGGAATGTAAAATTTGCAAAAGAAGTCATTGGTTATTGTTCTCAAAATGATTTTAATACCTATTTGATGCCCATTAGAATTAATCTTGAAGTTTATTTAGGCGGTATATTTAAGTGA